The following is a genomic window from Burkholderia oklahomensis C6786.
CGTCTGCTGATCGAGACCGATTCGCCGTACCTTGCGCCCGTGCCGTATCGCGGCAAGCCGAATGAACCTGCGTACGTCAGTCATGTCGGACGCTTTATCGCGGCGCAACGCGGGATGACCGACGAGGCGCTCGCCGCCGCGACGTCGCGGAACTTTTTCCGGCTGTTCAAGATCGCCTGCACGGGCGACGCCAGCCCAGTCAACCAGGGGTAGGAGCTGAAAAAATGAAGTCGATCAAATACTTGTCGAAACAGCGCACGATGGGCGCCGTGCTGCGCACGCTCGCGGTCGCGGCCGGGCTCGGCGCGCTCGCGGCGGCGTCCGCGCACGCGGAGTCGCTCGACGGGATCGTGAAGGCCGTCAAGTTCGACGACATCAAGGACATCTCGAAGCAGCTGAAGAACGGCCTCGACCCGAACACGGTCGCGCCGAACGGCGATCCGCTCATCGTGGTCGCCGCGCGCGAGAAGTCCGATCAGGTCGCCGCCGCGCTCGCCGCCGCGCCGAACGTCGATCTCGACAAGGAAGACAAGGCGGGCGAGAACGCGCTGATGCTCGCCGCGCTGAACGGCGATCTGCAGCTCGTGAAGCTGCTCGTCGACAAGGGCGCCGAGGTGAGCAAGAAGGGCTGGGCGCCGCTCCATTACGCGGCGACGAACGGCAACGACGACGTCGTCAAGTACCTGCTCGACAAGTCCGCGTACATCGACGCCGCGTCGCCGAACGGCACGACGCCGCTGATGATGGCCGCGCGCGGCAACCACGGCTCGACCGTCACGCTGCTGCTCGACCAGGGCGCCGATCCCGCGCTGAAGAACCAGCTCGGCATCACCGCGCTCGAGTTCGCGAAGCACTACAACGCGCCGGACGCGACCGCGATCCTGTCGAAGCGTACGGTGCGCATCGGCGATGCGCCAGCGCCGAATGCGCAAAAGAGTGCAAAATAACGGTTTTCGGCGCGGCGGCCTGCCGCGCCTTTCGTCGTATC
Proteins encoded in this region:
- a CDS encoding ankyrin repeat domain-containing protein, which gives rise to MKSIKYLSKQRTMGAVLRTLAVAAGLGALAAASAHAESLDGIVKAVKFDDIKDISKQLKNGLDPNTVAPNGDPLIVVAAREKSDQVAAALAAAPNVDLDKEDKAGENALMLAALNGDLQLVKLLVDKGAEVSKKGWAPLHYAATNGNDDVVKYLLDKSAYIDAASPNGTTPLMMAARGNHGSTVTLLLDQGADPALKNQLGITALEFAKHYNAPDATAILSKRTVRIGDAPAPNAQKSAK